In Aquincola tertiaricarbonis, the genomic stretch ATTGAGCCGGGTGCGCCACTTGGGCGCGCCGCGCTCCAGCACCACCAGTTCGTTGTCGCGGGTGACGACGGCGGCCATGCGGCCATCGGTGCCGACGCCGGCCACGATGGGCGCGCCGACATTGCCGCGCCACAGCTCGGCGCCGGTGTCGGCCTGCAGGGCCACCACGGTGCCGTTGCCCGAGGCCAGGGTGATCTCACCCTCACGCACCGTGGGCACCAGCGGGAAGTCCAGCTTGTCCAGCCGCACGCTCCACACCTGGCGGCCGGCGATCTGCGGCGTGTAGCTTTCCAGCGCGGTGGGCTTGGGCTTGTCGGTGGAGGAGCAACCGGCGGCGAGCGCCGCCACCAGGGCCAGGGCGCCGAAACGCAGCAGGGAAGAACGCTTGTCCATCACTTGGCCACCTCGCTGGCCGCGGGCGCGGCGCCCAGGGCGGTGAGCTTGGCTTCCACCAGCTGGCGGTACTCGAGCTTGCTGTCCATGTCCTTCCAGGCGGTCTGGTAGGCGGCCTTGGCCTCGTCCTTCTTGCCTTGCGCCATCAGCACGTCGCCGCGGCGGTCGGCCACCAGCGCCTCGAAGCCGGCGGCCTTGGCGCCGTCCAGCTGGCGCAGCGCGTCGTCGTACTGCTTCTTGTCCAGCAGGATGCCGGCCAACCGCAGCCTGGCCACGGTGCGGTACTCGTCTTCGCTGGCGTTGTCGGCCACCCAGCCCAGCGTGGCGGCGGCTTCATCGGCCTGGCCTTTGCCGTACTGGGCCTGCGCGGCCAGCAGGCCGCCCTGGCCGGCGTAGGCGGTGCGCGGGTAGTTGCTCTTCAAGTCGCCGAACACCTGCGTCACGCGGGCGGCATCGCCCGAGCGGGCGGCGCTGTCCAGCGCATCGAACATCGCCGCGGCCTTGGTGCCCTGGTTGCGCTGCCAGTAGTTCCAGCCGGTCCAGGCGGCGTAGGCGCCCAGGGCCAGCACCAGCACCCAGGTGATCAGGTTGCCGTACTTGTTCCAGAACGCCTTCAGCTCGTCGAGCTGTTCCTGCTCTTGCAGGTCGAGTTGGGTTGCCATGCTTGTCTTCTTCTAGCCGCCCGTGGGCGGAGGAGGCGGGATTATGCGTTGCGCAGTTGCGCGGCCCAGGCGGCCACGTCGGCCAGCGGCTGCAACGACTGCGCGGCCTGCGCATCGCGCAGCGGCTTGACGGCCACCTCGCCACGCGCCAGCTCGTCGTCGCCGAAGATCAGCGCGTAGCGCGCGCCGCTGGCATCGGCCCGCTTGAACTGCGACTTCATGCTGCCCTGCCCTTCGGTGTTGCCGGCATGCATGACCACCGCCACGCCGGCAGCGCGCAGCGCCTCC encodes the following:
- a CDS encoding YfgM family protein encodes the protein MATQLDLQEQEQLDELKAFWNKYGNLITWVLVLALGAYAAWTGWNYWQRNQGTKAAAMFDALDSAARSGDAARVTQVFGDLKSNYPRTAYAGQGGLLAAQAQYGKGQADEAAATLGWVADNASEDEYRTVARLRLAGILLDKKQYDDALRQLDGAKAAGFEALVADRRGDVLMAQGKKDEAKAAYQTAWKDMDSKLEYRQLVEAKLTALGAAPAASEVAK